From a region of the Halobacteriovorax sp. HLS genome:
- a CDS encoding DUF4056 domain-containing protein: protein MRKSLFCFLLCILTGCSSLQWTSDITPDDDSIFNMLNETTSEGQSWNFEVRKNAEFELPDTLRPCCAFGTDHKVQLGALPIPLITLANTVSIEDIGSHSYNASAFTKSSFKQKHRSDKENNGLIYTKRGGFLDMAHVRDTADLTIALFYFFYENLGQEKTVNLRKELGEARIKLKKFDRSKFSKKEIWFLASNLAARKAYQMAVAHEISQWHGYRSIELFDETVSAYSPEDLYSNLLGAKIASNIINNKLAFSSESFNKHMTVWLAKTLQSLEPVSKDETNRLLKEVDGTWWDSSKRLPSKELVIKRNYNLSSNQAPLLVPSVGDEKKAVTIRLSNFLYGMNLDEIANYSFDVDLRYQSSFSHIPKSIWKNGITSDEFSVIVKYDEIEDIKFFKKIKKGH from the coding sequence ATGAGAAAGAGTTTATTTTGTTTTCTATTATGCATTTTGACGGGTTGTTCCAGTCTACAGTGGACTTCTGACATCACACCAGATGACGATTCGATCTTTAATATGCTCAATGAAACTACAAGTGAAGGGCAGTCTTGGAATTTTGAAGTTAGAAAGAATGCAGAGTTTGAATTACCAGATACATTAAGGCCATGCTGTGCTTTTGGAACTGATCACAAGGTTCAATTAGGGGCACTTCCAATTCCTCTGATTACTCTTGCAAATACTGTGTCTATCGAAGATATAGGTTCTCATAGTTATAACGCATCTGCTTTTACAAAAAGCTCTTTTAAGCAAAAACATCGCAGTGATAAAGAGAATAATGGACTTATCTACACTAAGCGAGGTGGTTTTCTAGATATGGCCCATGTTCGTGATACAGCAGATCTAACCATTGCTCTATTTTATTTCTTCTATGAAAACTTGGGGCAAGAAAAAACTGTCAACCTAAGAAAAGAGCTTGGCGAGGCAAGAATAAAGCTGAAGAAGTTTGACCGATCAAAGTTTTCGAAAAAGGAAATTTGGTTTCTAGCTTCAAATTTGGCGGCGAGAAAGGCCTATCAAATGGCAGTAGCACATGAGATTTCACAGTGGCATGGATATCGAAGTATTGAATTATTTGATGAGACTGTTTCTGCTTATTCTCCTGAAGATTTATACTCTAATTTATTGGGAGCAAAAATTGCTTCTAATATTATAAATAATAAACTTGCATTTTCTAGTGAGAGTTTCAATAAGCATATGACTGTGTGGTTAGCTAAAACTCTTCAATCTCTGGAACCTGTAAGTAAAGATGAAACAAATAGATTATTGAAAGAAGTTGATGGGACTTGGTGGGACTCTTCTAAGAGACTACCAAGTAAAGAGCTTGTTATTAAAAGAAATTATAACTTAAGTTCTAATCAGGCCCCTCTACTTGTTCCATCAGTAGGGGATGAGAAAAAAGCTGTCACAATACGTTTGTCAAACTTCCTCTATGGAATGAATTTAGATGAAATTGCGAACTACTCTTTTGATGTCGACCTTCGCTATCAATCATCTTTTTCTCATATTCCTAAATCAATTTGGAAAAATGGAATTACGAGTGATGAATTTTCAGTAATTGTAAAATATGATGAAATTGAAGATATCAAATTCTTTAAGAAAATAAAAAAGGGCCACTAG
- a CDS encoding asparaginase domain-containing protein, with product MTIDLDMEFPNTPQDVIVITTGGTIEKSYDEYDGSLENKESIIKHLILEKLRMPYTRLHVHALLAKDSLNMTDYDRTLIAKTIEIQLSKGWPIIVLHGTDTMAKTAETCQKYLKNLDRPVVFTGAMKPMGFDDSDARQNVTEALLASKILKPGVYISFHNRIFPVPGVRKNKSKRTFEAI from the coding sequence ATGACAATTGACTTAGATATGGAGTTTCCTAATACTCCTCAGGATGTAATCGTAATTACGACTGGTGGCACAATTGAAAAGTCATATGATGAGTACGATGGGTCATTAGAGAATAAAGAGTCAATTATCAAGCATTTGATATTGGAAAAGTTACGCATGCCATATACGCGTCTTCATGTTCATGCGCTCCTTGCCAAAGATTCTTTAAATATGACTGACTACGATAGAACCTTAATTGCGAAAACGATTGAGATTCAACTATCAAAAGGTTGGCCAATAATAGTTCTACACGGAACTGATACTATGGCCAAGACAGCTGAAACTTGCCAAAAATATTTGAAGAACTTAGATCGTCCGGTTGTTTTTACAGGAGCAATGAAGCCGATGGGCTTTGATGATAGTGATGCTCGTCAAAATGTTACAGAGGCACTACTTGCTTCTAAAATTTTAAAGCCGGGAGTATATATATCTTTTCATAATAGAATCTTTCCAGTTCCTGGTGTTAGAAAGAATAAATCTAAGCGTACATTTGAGGCAATTTAA
- a CDS encoding BamA/TamA family outer membrane protein, producing MGLYRPDKSDKQTQLSSLVINGFLTLNGTFGIGIQNKTFLNEDSLRLYIDGKAHHSVESYYGIGDDTNRNDGNAFDYNKDQFEIEPTLLKKFAKNSFFGPLIHLNYTNGNDVQPSANLVTPNTLQTTDFPNSSTIVGIGLRAFHDSRDFVLNATTGRFIDLSFTQYDDAIGSKADFSKAAFEWSEYFSLDKEKYNILAFQIKSETNNGDIPWDQYALVGGSNGLRGYYEGRYRDSTMVLTQIEWRKEIRKPHGIAVWVGGAMMGKSYSDLSDSRVLKSIGTGYRLQVKEGVNVRFDYGIADGESGFYMNIAEAF from the coding sequence GTGGGACTCTATCGTCCGGACAAAAGTGATAAACAAACACAACTGTCCTCTCTTGTCATAAATGGATTCCTAACTTTAAACGGAACATTTGGCATTGGCATCCAAAACAAGACATTTTTAAATGAAGATAGTCTTAGACTCTATATTGATGGTAAGGCCCATCATTCGGTGGAGTCCTATTATGGAATCGGAGACGATACTAATAGAAATGATGGAAATGCTTTTGACTATAATAAAGACCAATTTGAAATTGAACCAACTTTATTAAAGAAATTTGCTAAGAATTCTTTTTTTGGACCTCTAATTCATTTAAATTATACTAACGGAAATGATGTTCAGCCATCAGCGAATTTGGTGACGCCAAACACTTTGCAAACTACTGACTTCCCAAATAGTTCAACTATTGTTGGAATTGGTCTAAGAGCATTTCACGACAGTAGAGACTTTGTTCTGAATGCTACGACTGGTCGCTTTATTGATCTATCATTTACACAATATGATGATGCCATTGGAAGTAAGGCAGACTTTTCTAAGGCCGCTTTTGAATGGAGTGAGTACTTCTCTCTCGATAAAGAGAAGTATAATATCTTGGCCTTTCAAATAAAGTCAGAAACTAATAATGGCGATATTCCTTGGGATCAATACGCTCTTGTGGGTGGTTCTAACGGCCTTAGAGGATACTACGAAGGCCGCTATAGAGATAGTACAATGGTTCTTACGCAAATTGAGTGGAGAAAAGAAATACGAAAACCTCATGGTATTGCTGTATGGGTTGGTGGTGCGATGATGGGAAAATCCTACTCTGATCTGTCAGACTCAAGAGTTTTAAAAAGTATCGGTACTGGCTACAGACTTCAAGTTAAAGAGGGCGTGAACGTACGCTTTGACTATGGAATTGCTGATGGAGAAAGTGGCTTCTACATGAATATTGCAGAGGCCTTCTAA
- the htpG gene encoding molecular chaperone HtpG: MTQRKGNISVNTADIFPIIKKWLYSEHDIFIRELVANATDAITKRHTLSRNMNVELPSGSINITVNKDEKVISISDNGIGMTEEEVEKYIAQLAFSGAEEFVNKMKDQGAEDGQDIIGKFGLGFYSAFMVASKVVVESLSMNEGAKAVKWTCEGDTEYSFEESDKSSVGTTIYLHVNDDEESVEFLNEWKLTQTLRNHCDYMPYPIGVLDELKPPQKPLKEDGTVDEDAPAVVAAPVIINETKPIWKKDPKELTDDDYKEFYRKQFPTDSDPLFWIHLKVDHPFTLEGVLFFPKINPMKHQVENNMRLYCKQVFVSDNVKNIIPDFLSLLKGSIDSVDIPLNVSRSSLQGDPNVKKISNYVVKKVAEALKLLNKKDREKYETIWNDIQLFIKYGCVSDTKFDELMRERVIFKNSENKYVTLAEYSASHPEKYAEKLKGKVLYFDKDKSDVALRKQLLAEGIHAIECDDHIDPHFFQHTESHKIGDEAIQFVSVDSEIGNLLETENTTEEDIRIKELFSNILSPQKDEKEKNPMANEVEISKFSNATTPAYFKVDEQMKRFAKMAQSMGQETSIFPTKKTLVINPANPLIQNALKIHDKGGNEMLVSKLCHHVEDLAQISSEGLKSEEKELFIQRTQDLMQELTTLAL, translated from the coding sequence ATGACACAAAGAAAGGGGAATATTTCAGTAAATACAGCTGATATCTTTCCAATCATTAAAAAATGGCTTTACTCAGAGCATGATATCTTTATTAGAGAATTAGTAGCTAACGCGACTGATGCAATAACAAAAAGACACACGCTTTCAAGAAATATGAATGTTGAGCTTCCTTCTGGCTCGATCAACATCACAGTTAATAAGGACGAAAAAGTAATTTCAATTTCAGATAATGGAATTGGTATGACTGAAGAAGAAGTTGAGAAATACATTGCTCAGCTAGCTTTCTCTGGTGCAGAAGAATTTGTAAATAAGATGAAAGATCAAGGCGCTGAAGATGGTCAAGATATAATCGGTAAATTCGGACTAGGTTTCTACTCTGCATTTATGGTTGCGAGCAAGGTTGTTGTAGAGTCTCTTTCAATGAATGAAGGAGCTAAGGCCGTAAAATGGACCTGTGAAGGTGATACAGAGTACTCTTTTGAAGAGTCTGACAAATCAAGTGTAGGAACAACAATTTACTTACATGTTAATGACGATGAAGAAAGTGTTGAGTTTTTAAATGAATGGAAACTAACTCAAACTCTTAGAAATCACTGTGATTATATGCCATACCCGATTGGTGTTCTAGATGAGTTAAAACCACCTCAAAAACCGCTAAAAGAAGATGGTACAGTTGATGAGGATGCTCCTGCTGTTGTTGCGGCCCCTGTAATTATCAATGAAACTAAACCTATTTGGAAAAAAGATCCAAAAGAGCTTACTGATGATGATTATAAGGAATTCTATAGAAAGCAATTCCCTACTGACTCAGATCCTCTTTTTTGGATTCACTTAAAAGTTGACCATCCATTTACTCTAGAGGGTGTTTTATTTTTCCCTAAAATCAACCCGATGAAACATCAAGTTGAAAATAATATGAGACTTTACTGTAAGCAAGTCTTTGTATCTGACAATGTTAAGAATATTATCCCTGATTTTCTCTCATTACTAAAAGGAAGTATCGACTCTGTTGATATCCCATTAAACGTTTCTAGATCTTCACTGCAAGGTGATCCTAACGTAAAGAAGATCTCGAACTATGTTGTAAAGAAAGTCGCAGAGGCCCTAAAGCTTCTTAACAAGAAAGACCGTGAAAAGTATGAAACAATCTGGAATGATATTCAACTATTCATCAAGTATGGTTGTGTAAGTGATACTAAATTTGATGAGTTAATGAGAGAGAGAGTTATCTTTAAGAACTCTGAAAACAAGTATGTTACTCTTGCTGAATACTCAGCTTCGCACCCAGAAAAGTATGCAGAGAAACTAAAAGGAAAAGTTCTCTACTTTGATAAGGACAAATCTGATGTTGCATTAAGAAAACAACTTCTTGCAGAAGGTATCCACGCTATAGAGTGTGATGACCACATTGATCCTCACTTCTTCCAGCATACAGAGTCACACAAAATTGGTGATGAAGCGATTCAATTTGTTTCTGTAGACTCAGAGATTGGGAATCTATTAGAAACTGAAAATACGACAGAAGAAGATATTCGTATAAAAGAGCTTTTCTCAAATATTCTTTCACCACAGAAGGATGAAAAAGAAAAGAACCCAATGGCAAATGAAGTTGAGATCTCAAAGTTCTCTAATGCAACGACACCGGCCTACTTTAAAGTAGACGAGCAAATGAAGCGTTTTGCAAAGATGGCCCAGAGTATGGGACAAGAGACTTCTATTTTTCCGACTAAGAAAACATTAGTTATTAACCCTGCAAACCCACTCATTCAAAATGCTTTAAAGATTCACGACAAAGGTGGAAACGAAATGCTTGTTTCTAAATTATGTCACCATGTTGAAGATTTAGCGCAAATATCAAGTGAAGGTTTAAAGTCTGAAGAAAAAGAATTATTCATTCAAAGAACTCAGGACTTAATGCAAGAACTAACTACTTTAGCTCTATAA
- a CDS encoding flagellin, which yields MGLRISTNVTSLAAQRTLGATNDQQGKVLNQLSSGTRIVRSADDAAGLAISEKLKSQIRSTNQAERNANDGISLIQTAEGGLNEIGSILVRMRELSVQSASDTVGDTERKFTDLEYQNLKSEIERISQVTEFNGKKLLNGQGEKLDFQIGINNNDFEDRISYASDATVATVAGLGVDGLDVTSKESSQVALKTLDDAIQNVSGQRAFLGATQNRLTSTVTNLQVTSENLSSANSRIRDTDFAAATAENTKLNILKNAGTSVLGQANSQGQAALKLIG from the coding sequence ATGGGATTACGAATTAGTACAAATGTGACTTCCTTGGCCGCACAGAGGACATTGGGAGCTACAAATGATCAACAGGGAAAAGTTTTAAATCAACTTTCTTCTGGTACAAGAATTGTTCGTTCTGCTGATGATGCTGCTGGTTTGGCGATATCTGAGAAATTAAAATCTCAAATTCGTTCAACAAATCAGGCCGAAAGAAATGCTAATGATGGTATTTCACTAATTCAAACCGCCGAAGGTGGACTGAATGAAATCGGTAGTATTTTAGTGAGAATGAGGGAGCTGTCTGTACAGTCTGCTTCTGATACAGTTGGCGATACTGAGAGAAAGTTTACTGACCTTGAGTATCAGAACCTTAAAAGTGAAATCGAGAGGATTTCCCAGGTAACTGAGTTCAATGGAAAGAAGCTTTTAAACGGACAAGGGGAGAAGTTAGATTTTCAAATTGGCATTAACAATAATGACTTTGAAGATAGAATTTCTTACGCTTCAGATGCTACGGTAGCAACTGTAGCCGGTTTAGGTGTTGATGGACTTGATGTAACTTCTAAAGAAAGTTCACAAGTTGCACTTAAAACCTTGGACGATGCAATCCAAAATGTTTCTGGACAAAGAGCATTCTTGGGAGCAACTCAAAATAGACTGACTTCAACTGTTACAAACTTGCAAGTAACATCTGAAAATCTATCTTCTGCTAACTCCAGAATTAGAGATACAGATTTTGCAGCAGCAACAGCTGAAAATACTAAATTAAATATTTTGAAAAATGCTGGTACGTCAGTACTGGGACAAGCTAACTCGCAAGGCCAAGCAGCACTAAAGCTAATTGGTTAA